A region of Saimiri boliviensis isolate mSaiBol1 chromosome 10, mSaiBol1.pri, whole genome shotgun sequence DNA encodes the following proteins:
- the C10H7orf78 gene encoding putative uncharacterized protein C7orf78 homolog — MYHASQRGTRDRDIAKRLQYSSRQDLNSTWKKSGLQPRQCKMKVNVWEIKPPDFSYKLYTSSRIPERPSKPLKEEKRRKKSSFPDIMLHLPSIRHHPKKAITPKFITTFPRLDSQKAKLMFVKSGQYPKGVYVNPKPHDFRQCQPSLPDFKTTYEKDPFGLKFKSQSLSTVHGCHLLKDDKQKNTTGKFITHKGRECTWDSKLILTKAPWPVRSASFTRYRRQRDAYSAFMDRVEEKFTKICKSRWAKKLGFVVKYF; from the exons ATGTACCATGCGTCTCAGAGAGGTACAAGAGATAGGGATATTGCAAAGAGGCTGCAATATTCTTCACGACAGGATCTCAACTCCACATGGAAAAAAAGTGGTCTGCAACCTCGACAATGTAAAATGAAAGTTAATGTATGGGAAATAAAGCCACCTGATTTTAGCTACAAACTGTATACCTCTTCGAGAATTCCAGAGAGACCATCCAAACCccttaaggaagaaaaaaggaggaaaaaaagcagtTTTCCAGATATAATGCTTCACTTGCCTAGCATAAGGCATCATCCTAAGAAGGCCATAACTCCTAAATTTATAACTACATTTCCACGTCTGGATTCACAGAAAGCAAAGTTAATGTTTGTGAAGAGTGGACAATATCCAAAGGGTGTATATGTCAATCCCAAACCACATGACTTTCGACAG TGCCAACCTAGTTTACCCGACTTTAAGACAACTTATGAAAAGGACCCCTTTGGATTAAAATTTAAGTCACAATCCTTAAGTACAG TACATGGATGCCATTTACTGAAAGACGATAAACAGAAGAACACTACAGGAAAATTTATCACCCACAAGGGTCGTGAATGCACCTGGGATTCAAAACTAATTTTGACAAAAGCCCCATGGCCTGTTAGATCGGCTTCATTTACG AGATATAGAAGGCAGCGTGATGCGTACAGTGCATTTATGGATCGTGTGGAAGAAAAGTTTACAAAGATATGCAAGAGCAGGTGGGCAAAAAAATTAGGATTTGTTGTTAAATACTTTTAG